Proteins co-encoded in one Bacillus spongiae genomic window:
- a CDS encoding YjcZ family sporulation protein, whose translation MAEGYGGGAGFALIVVLFILLIIVGAAFLGGAY comes from the coding sequence ATGGCAGAAGGATATGGTGGCGGTGCAGGTTTTGCTTTAATCGTAGTTCTGTTTATTCTGTTAATCATTGTCGGAGCAGCATTTCTTGGAGGAGCATATTAA
- a CDS encoding YjcZ family sporulation protein: MCGCGCGRGYGYEGGYGNQGVFVLIVVLFILLIIVGAAFVY; the protein is encoded by the coding sequence ATGTGTGGTTGCGGCTGTGGTAGAGGCTATGGTTATGAAGGTGGATACGGTAATCAAGGTGTATTCGTTTTAATCGTGGTTCTGTTCATTTTATTAATCATTGTTGGAGCAGCGTTTGTATATTAA
- a CDS encoding class I SAM-dependent methyltransferase, translating to MSKFSYLDMLAQLGIGGAHPGGFSASKDILSSELLEPETRILDAGCGTGLTSYFLAEAFQCDTVGIDSNETMIEKAKTRIKQGHKLQFIQASVEDLPFEDNDFDIIVTESVLSFVDTLKAIKEFHRILKKDGVLLINEIVKNDKLSNEEEQHLKTFYGIKKLRNLKEWESLLLTSNFHQIEMTPIIIFNEGDVEEGVEFQLSETLHPDAFTKLDEHEQLQKKIRPYFNEMMIRCEKRSN from the coding sequence TTGAGCAAATTTAGCTACCTTGATATGTTGGCACAGCTCGGTATTGGAGGGGCCCATCCAGGAGGATTCAGTGCTTCGAAAGATATTCTTAGCAGTGAACTCCTCGAACCGGAAACAAGAATTTTGGATGCTGGTTGTGGAACAGGACTTACATCCTATTTTCTGGCAGAGGCATTCCAATGTGATACAGTCGGAATTGATTCAAACGAAACGATGATTGAAAAAGCAAAAACACGGATCAAACAAGGACATAAACTTCAATTCATCCAAGCTTCTGTAGAAGATCTTCCTTTTGAAGACAACGACTTTGATATCATTGTTACGGAGTCCGTGCTTTCCTTTGTTGATACTTTAAAAGCGATAAAAGAATTTCATCGTATTTTAAAAAAAGATGGTGTCCTACTAATCAATGAAATTGTAAAAAATGATAAATTATCCAATGAAGAGGAACAGCATTTAAAGACTTTTTATGGGATTAAAAAATTACGTAACCTTAAAGAATGGGAGTCTCTATTATTGACCTCTAACTTTCATCAAATAGAGATGACTCCTATCATTATATTTAATGAGGGGGATGTGGAGGAAGGTGTTGAATTCCAGCTTTCTGAAACACTTCATCCCGATGCATTTACTAAGTTGGATGAACATGAACAACTTCAGAAGAAGATTCGCCCTTATTTTAATGAAATGATGATTCGGTGTGAAAAACGAAGTAATTAA
- a CDS encoding serine hydrolase domain-containing protein, which yields MIVKNIAIKERMEHYNVPGLSMALIKNGQIDGTENYGLLEVGSDRKVTEHSIFNACSISKFLTGMLSIKLIEQGVLDLDTDVNGRLKAWSVAENNFTKNKKITLRHLLSHQSGLMDPVGSFAELNSSVGISMVDLLKGETPYCNAPIELQFEPENEFHYSDAGFCVVQQLIEEGMKKPFYQVAQELIFEPLGMANSHFPKTMLEVDKNKFSCGHNKSGALVKGKYPIYPYPAASGLWTTSLDLAALVIELMNALKGKSKLGISEKLANEMITPQKGKGWTGLGVFLEGTKKELEITSLGWGVGFQCMMVALPRIEQGAVIMTNAELGVHQMEGIIGEIYQSLMS from the coding sequence ATGATAGTGAAAAATATAGCTATTAAAGAACGAATGGAACATTATAATGTGCCTGGTTTAAGTATGGCCTTGATAAAAAACGGACAAATTGACGGAACAGAAAATTACGGTTTACTAGAGGTAGGAAGTGATAGAAAAGTAACGGAACATTCGATCTTTAATGCGTGTTCCATTAGCAAATTTTTAACTGGAATGCTATCTATAAAGCTAATAGAACAAGGGGTTTTGGATTTAGACACAGATGTAAATGGAAGACTCAAAGCCTGGTCGGTAGCTGAAAATAATTTCACTAAAAATAAAAAAATAACATTAAGACATTTACTTAGCCATCAATCTGGCCTGATGGACCCTGTTGGAAGTTTTGCTGAACTTAATTCAAGTGTAGGGATCTCAATGGTTGATTTATTAAAGGGAGAAACGCCTTATTGTAATGCTCCTATTGAATTACAGTTCGAACCAGAAAATGAATTTCATTATTCAGATGCAGGCTTTTGTGTTGTTCAGCAATTAATAGAAGAAGGGATGAAAAAGCCATTTTATCAAGTGGCACAGGAATTGATATTTGAGCCATTAGGAATGGCAAATAGCCATTTTCCTAAAACGATGCTAGAGGTAGATAAAAATAAATTTTCTTGTGGGCATAACAAAAGCGGGGCATTAGTTAAGGGGAAATATCCAATATATCCTTACCCAGCAGCATCAGGGTTATGGACCACCTCGTTGGATTTAGCAGCTTTAGTCATCGAGCTAATGAATGCTCTAAAAGGAAAAAGTAAACTTGGTATTTCAGAAAAGTTAGCAAATGAAATGATCACACCGCAAAAAGGAAAAGGTTGGACTGGGTTAGGTGTGTTTCTCGAAGGAACTAAAAAAGAATTAGAAATCACATCACTCGGTTGGGGTGTAGGCTTTCAATGTATGATGGTAGCACTTCCACGGATAGAGCAAGGTGCCGTCATTATGACGAATGCAGAGCTGGGTGTTCATCAAATGGAAGGAATTATCGGTGAAATATATCAATCTCTAATGTCATAA
- a CDS encoding Ku protein, whose product MHTIWKGSISFGLVNIPIKLHAATEDGDIKLRSLHKACHTPIKYEKVCPACEVELNKEDIIKGFEVAKGKFVEISDDEIQALKESKEEKSVEIVDFIELKEIDPIYFDRSYFLSPSEGGKKAYGLLKEALVKTKKVGIAKMMIRSKEQLSVIRVYENILLVETIHYPDEVRKVEEVPNIPSEKNVTKKELDTAILLIDQLTTDFSPEKYHDEYRQKLEGLIEEKSKEKQTVLPAESRANADNVTDLMAALQASIDQSKPKKKTTNKRSKKAKAL is encoded by the coding sequence ATGCATACAATTTGGAAAGGAAGTATTAGTTTTGGGTTGGTGAATATTCCGATTAAACTTCATGCAGCTACTGAGGATGGCGATATAAAGTTAAGAAGTCTTCATAAAGCTTGCCATACACCGATAAAATATGAAAAAGTATGTCCAGCATGTGAAGTGGAATTAAATAAGGAGGACATTATTAAAGGGTTTGAAGTCGCGAAGGGGAAATTTGTCGAAATTAGCGACGATGAAATACAGGCGCTTAAAGAAAGTAAAGAAGAAAAAAGTGTTGAGATTGTTGATTTTATCGAATTAAAGGAAATCGACCCTATTTATTTTGACCGAAGTTACTTTTTGTCTCCGAGTGAAGGAGGAAAAAAAGCTTATGGTCTACTAAAAGAGGCGTTAGTAAAAACAAAAAAAGTAGGAATTGCCAAAATGATGATTCGATCAAAAGAACAACTCAGTGTGATTCGGGTATATGAAAACATCCTACTTGTTGAAACGATTCATTATCCTGATGAAGTCCGCAAGGTAGAGGAAGTTCCAAACATTCCTTCAGAAAAAAATGTAACGAAAAAGGAACTTGATACCGCTATTTTACTTATTGATCAACTCACTACTGACTTCTCACCTGAAAAGTATCACGATGAGTATAGGCAAAAGCTTGAAGGCTTAATTGAGGAAAAGTCGAAAGAAAAACAAACGGTTTTACCAGCAGAAAGTCGGGCAAATGCCGATAATGTTACCGATTTAATGGCTGCATTGCAAGCGTCAATTGACCAATCCAAGCCGAAAAAGAAAACAACGAATAAAAGGTCTAAGAAAGCAAAAGCTTTGTAA
- the thiE gene encoding thiamine phosphate synthase → MENNIDYGLYLVTDESLPLTLLEEKIIGAMKGGASIIQLREKESTSKEFINKAKRLKAILSETSIPLIINDRLDIALLVEADGIHLGQDDLPAREVKKILPAKMILGVSVHSVQEALQAERDGADYIGVGSVFKTSSKPDATPISFDEVVAIKKSVSIPVVGIGGITEENVDLIKELGIDGVAIVSAIMKKEDTKKATEQLKRKLTWL, encoded by the coding sequence ATGGAGAATAATATCGATTATGGCTTATATTTGGTAACAGATGAATCTCTTCCATTAACCTTACTAGAAGAGAAAATAATTGGTGCCATGAAAGGGGGGGCATCGATCATTCAGCTCAGAGAAAAAGAGTCCACAAGTAAGGAGTTCATTAATAAAGCGAAAAGGTTGAAAGCAATCTTATCTGAAACATCTATTCCCCTTATTATTAATGACAGACTTGATATCGCCTTGCTCGTAGAGGCAGACGGGATACACCTAGGACAAGATGATCTTCCTGCGAGAGAAGTAAAGAAAATTCTTCCTGCCAAAATGATTCTCGGGGTCTCTGTACATTCCGTTCAGGAAGCACTTCAAGCAGAGAGGGATGGAGCAGATTATATTGGAGTAGGCTCAGTATTTAAAACTTCGTCAAAGCCAGACGCTACTCCCATTAGTTTTGATGAGGTAGTGGCCATTAAAAAATCAGTTTCTATACCGGTTGTCGGAATTGGTGGGATTACAGAAGAAAATGTTGACTTAATAAAGGAATTGGGGATTGACGGGGTTGCCATTGTGTCGGCTATTATGAAAAAAGAAGATACAAAAAAAGCGACAGAGCAATTAAAACGGAAACTTACGTGGCTCTAG
- the ligD gene encoding DNA ligase D, with protein MIATKPMLPTLVEHPPTKGQWHYEVKYDGFRGIMIWLSDQKCLLSRNGKDLLALFPEIKSFFEKYLTEESVILDGEIVALENDYKSSFSYVQQRGRMTSRNNILQAAHRRPCEYVVFDLLRLNEMNVTSTTYNERKEQLKQWFYSFRFPPHSTLRLAKSSDSFQSIWKNVQRYEGEGIVAKKKGSSWIEGKRSIDWQKLKNRKTAICFITGWNRKNGFYEVSVWEQNKIRKIGSFSAGLSSSNKHILNEIIRTNGKEISNDYFSLPPSICIEVFYLQWYKKELREPRFSRFLLQENHHNCTLLQFYIDEASFPNTTKITHKEKVLWKEPLLYKGEYLRYLRKINQHMIPFLKNRALTVVRYPEGIDGEAFFQKNCPSYAPSFIKTIDIHSTSFIICNDLRTLLWLGNQLAIEFHIPFSTMNSHIVSEIVFDLDPPSQADFPLAIKAATIIKRVLDSLHLHAYVKTSGNKGLQIFIPLAPKFTWKETNQFNAFVAQYLIEQDPRSFTTERFKAKRGRRLYVDYVQHGEGKTIIAPYSMRGNKEALVSTPIFWEELKEQLTPKTFTYDSVLSRLESLGCPFSDYEQKRNDQSFYKVIQFLKKQNNTKL; from the coding sequence GTGATTGCAACGAAACCAATGTTACCTACTCTTGTTGAACATCCACCAACAAAAGGGCAATGGCATTATGAGGTGAAGTATGATGGCTTTAGGGGAATCATGATTTGGTTAAGTGATCAAAAATGTTTGTTAAGTCGGAATGGAAAAGACTTATTGGCACTTTTCCCAGAAATTAAATCCTTTTTCGAAAAATACCTAACCGAGGAATCGGTTATTTTAGATGGAGAAATCGTCGCCTTAGAGAATGATTACAAAAGTTCTTTTTCGTATGTACAACAACGAGGGCGCATGACATCAAGAAACAACATTCTCCAAGCTGCACATAGACGTCCATGTGAATATGTCGTGTTTGATCTGCTTCGTCTTAATGAGATGAACGTAACATCGACTACTTATAATGAAAGAAAAGAACAGCTTAAACAATGGTTTTATTCTTTTAGATTCCCACCTCACTCTACCTTAAGATTAGCTAAATCTTCCGATTCTTTTCAATCTATTTGGAAAAACGTACAACGATATGAAGGGGAAGGAATCGTTGCTAAAAAGAAAGGGAGTTCATGGATAGAAGGGAAGCGGTCAATCGATTGGCAAAAGTTAAAGAATCGAAAAACGGCTATTTGTTTTATTACAGGTTGGAATCGAAAAAATGGTTTTTATGAAGTCAGTGTGTGGGAACAAAATAAAATTAGAAAAATTGGATCCTTTTCAGCAGGTCTGTCTTCTTCTAATAAGCATATTTTAAATGAAATTATTAGAACAAATGGGAAAGAAATTTCTAATGATTATTTTTCACTTCCTCCTTCGATTTGTATAGAGGTATTCTATTTGCAATGGTATAAAAAAGAGTTACGGGAACCAAGGTTTTCTCGATTTTTGCTTCAAGAAAACCATCATAATTGTACTCTACTTCAATTTTATATAGATGAAGCAAGCTTCCCCAACACGACAAAAATCACACATAAAGAAAAGGTTCTTTGGAAAGAGCCATTACTATATAAAGGGGAATATTTGCGCTATTTACGTAAAATTAATCAACATATGATACCGTTTTTGAAAAATCGTGCACTAACCGTTGTTCGATACCCCGAAGGAATCGATGGAGAAGCTTTTTTTCAAAAAAATTGCCCTTCCTATGCTCCTTCATTTATTAAAACGATTGATATTCATTCTACTTCCTTTATTATTTGCAACGACCTTCGTACGCTTTTATGGTTAGGCAATCAATTAGCAATTGAATTTCACATTCCATTTTCGACGATGAACAGCCACATTGTATCCGAAATCGTATTTGATTTAGATCCTCCCTCTCAAGCTGATTTTCCATTAGCGATAAAAGCCGCTACTATCATCAAACGTGTGCTTGACTCGCTCCATTTACACGCTTATGTAAAAACGTCAGGAAACAAAGGCTTACAAATATTTATACCACTAGCTCCTAAGTTCACCTGGAAGGAAACAAACCAATTTAATGCTTTTGTAGCTCAGTATTTAATTGAACAAGATCCTCGTTCCTTTACAACGGAAAGATTCAAAGCAAAACGGGGCAGGCGATTGTATGTGGATTATGTTCAACACGGAGAGGGAAAAACAATCATTGCCCCTTATTCTATGCGTGGAAATAAAGAGGCACTCGTTTCCACACCTATTTTTTGGGAAGAGTTAAAAGAGCAACTCACGCCAAAGACCTTCACCTATGATTCCGTGCTCTCTAGACTCGAATCACTCGGATGTCCTTTTAGTGACTATGAGCAAAAGCGGAATGACCAGTCATTTTACAAAGTTATTCAATTTTTAAAGAAACAAAATAATACTAAATTATGA
- a CDS encoding PadR family transcriptional regulator, with product MNKAQFIVLGILEQLGQGSGYDIIQMYELKKVDQWLDVKIGSIYHAIKQLNKDGFIHEVEKKQAGKYPEKTIYTVTEMGKKRFDLLQEKAFLGLFPDFYGFKLALKFNERRTKNEIKEYANMAIKIIDEKLGAMAEHLNSLDSENPQYQYDSFFIQHEKRLFVAEKEWIQDVVRNIDFIISVRK from the coding sequence ATGAATAAAGCACAGTTTATTGTATTAGGTATCTTGGAACAGTTAGGACAAGGAAGTGGTTATGACATTATACAAATGTATGAGCTAAAAAAAGTAGATCAGTGGTTAGATGTTAAAATAGGTTCAATTTATCACGCAATAAAGCAGTTAAACAAAGATGGATTTATTCATGAAGTGGAAAAAAAGCAAGCAGGAAAATACCCAGAAAAAACAATATATACTGTAACAGAAATGGGAAAAAAGCGATTTGATTTGTTGCAGGAAAAGGCATTTTTAGGATTGTTTCCTGACTTTTACGGATTTAAATTAGCATTGAAATTTAATGAAAGACGTACAAAAAATGAAATTAAAGAATATGCAAATATGGCAATTAAAATTATTGATGAAAAACTTGGAGCTATGGCAGAACATTTGAATTCACTGGACTCAGAGAATCCTCAATATCAATATGATTCTTTTTTTATCCAGCATGAGAAACGTTTATTTGTAGCTGAAAAAGAGTGGATTCAAGATGTAGTTAGAAATATTGACTTTATTATATCCGTACGTAAGTGA
- a CDS encoding histidine phosphatase family protein, with product MVKKIYLVRHCQAKGQSPNASLTPLGFEQSKELSGFLLQKEVDMIISSPYLRAVDSIKPFAEKVNVQIKEDKRLSERVLSSVNHPDWLQMLKESFTDLDLRYEGGESSDEAMSRAIKVITDVINSPFKTTVLVTHGNLMALILKYFDSSFGFEEWRALSNPDVYCLTFTGEEAELERVWK from the coding sequence ATGGTGAAAAAAATCTATCTTGTTCGACATTGCCAAGCAAAAGGTCAATCTCCAAATGCTAGCTTGACGCCATTAGGATTTGAACAATCGAAAGAATTATCTGGATTTTTGCTACAAAAAGAGGTGGATATGATAATTTCTAGCCCTTATTTAAGAGCTGTGGATTCTATCAAACCTTTTGCTGAAAAGGTCAATGTACAAATCAAAGAGGACAAGAGGCTTTCTGAAAGAGTACTTAGTTCAGTAAATCATCCGGACTGGTTGCAGATGCTGAAAGAGTCATTTACTGATCTTGATCTTCGTTATGAAGGTGGAGAATCTAGTGATGAGGCGATGAGTCGAGCTATAAAAGTGATAACAGACGTAATTAATAGTCCATTCAAAACGACTGTTCTAGTCACTCATGGAAACTTGATGGCTTTAATCTTAAAATATTTTGATTCATCCTTTGGATTTGAGGAGTGGAGAGCATTATCGAATCCAGATGTATATTGTTTAACCTTTACTGGGGAGGAAGCAGAGCTCGAACGAGTGTGGAAATGA
- a CDS encoding DUF1772 domain-containing protein, whose amino-acid sequence MKTSYFENGTLAIALFIIGIMSGFFYTYTINVNLAMLEVSGEIYATVQSLFNENVRHFIFFIFFFGGGLASVIALIANIKHYKTISFWLIALAGVIYIFGIIIFTAQVNLPLNYETESWNPQVLPENWEQTRDAWNQANALRLLFSTLSFVLYIIVLVIRASKK is encoded by the coding sequence ATGAAAACAAGCTATTTTGAAAATGGTACTTTGGCGATAGCGTTATTCATCATCGGAATTATGTCAGGTTTTTTCTATACTTACACCATTAATGTGAATTTAGCAATGCTTGAAGTGAGTGGTGAAATATATGCTACTGTACAGTCTTTGTTTAATGAAAATGTTCGTCACTTTATATTTTTTATCTTTTTCTTTGGAGGTGGGCTGGCATCTGTCATTGCATTGATAGCTAATATAAAACACTATAAAACGATATCTTTTTGGTTGATTGCTCTTGCTGGTGTCATCTACATTTTTGGTATCATTATTTTCACTGCTCAAGTGAATTTACCACTGAACTATGAAACGGAAAGCTGGAATCCTCAAGTACTGCCTGAAAATTGGGAACAAACCCGTGATGCTTGGAATCAAGCTAACGCACTTCGCCTCCTATTCTCCACACTTTCTTTCGTACTCTATATAATCGTTTTGGTCATTCGTGCATCAAAAAAATGA
- a CDS encoding DUF6176 family protein yields MNARLSKYRIKEGKSKQVDQWMDMLNQNMDKVLIILKNENLVVETMFREKGEDGEYLYWYAVKGKEKEVQLSDEETNKKNEIIKEHFQYWEECIVQDEEMPAIATEVMMVPDHISKVMDE; encoded by the coding sequence ATGAATGCTCGATTAAGTAAATATCGCATTAAAGAAGGAAAATCAAAGCAGGTTGATCAGTGGATGGATATGCTAAATCAAAATATGGATAAGGTATTGATTATTTTAAAGAATGAAAACCTAGTAGTTGAAACGATGTTTCGTGAAAAAGGTGAAGATGGAGAATACCTTTATTGGTATGCAGTAAAAGGGAAAGAAAAGGAAGTACAACTGTCAGATGAAGAAACAAATAAGAAAAATGAAATAATAAAAGAGCATTTTCAATATTGGGAAGAGTGTATTGTTCAAGATGAGGAGATGCCAGCAATCGCTACTGAAGTGATGATGGTTCCTGATCATATTAGTAAAGTGATGGACGAATAA
- the thiD gene encoding bifunctional hydroxymethylpyrimidine kinase/phosphomethylpyrimidine kinase, producing the protein MKTALTIAGSDSGGGAGIQADLKTFSALGVFGMSVITAVTAQNTQEVRSVENISLNVIKDQINAIFDDIHVDAVKIGMLSTAEIIEAVTTEISKRKIKSVVVDPVMVSTSGHSLLDPAAVHMLKKKLLPLATVVTPNIAEAEVLVNQKIRNKVEMEEACQRIHEMGPGTVLLKGGHLHGDADDLFYDGKAFRWFQAERIQTKNTHGTGCTLSSAIASYCANGERLETAIAKGKDYVTEAIKQSFSIGKGNGPTHHFHPFYTR; encoded by the coding sequence GTGAAAACAGCTCTAACAATCGCAGGCTCAGATTCTGGAGGAGGAGCAGGCATTCAAGCAGATTTAAAAACGTTTTCAGCACTAGGGGTGTTTGGGATGTCAGTTATTACAGCTGTTACTGCTCAAAATACGCAAGAGGTTCGCTCAGTTGAAAACATTTCATTAAATGTAATTAAAGATCAAATCAATGCCATTTTTGATGACATTCATGTAGATGCAGTGAAAATTGGTATGCTATCGACTGCTGAAATTATTGAAGCGGTGACAACAGAGATTTCTAAGCGGAAGATAAAGTCGGTGGTTGTAGATCCCGTTATGGTTTCAACTAGCGGTCACTCCTTACTAGATCCGGCTGCTGTACATATGTTGAAAAAGAAATTACTTCCTCTCGCGACAGTCGTAACTCCCAATATTGCAGAAGCAGAAGTGTTAGTGAATCAGAAAATTCGAAACAAAGTAGAGATGGAGGAGGCCTGTCAGAGAATACATGAAATGGGTCCAGGAACGGTTCTTCTAAAAGGTGGACATTTACATGGTGACGCTGATGATCTTTTCTATGATGGAAAAGCATTCAGGTGGTTTCAAGCAGAAAGAATTCAGACGAAGAATACTCACGGTACAGGGTGTACATTATCGTCAGCTATTGCATCCTATTGCGCAAATGGAGAAAGATTAGAAACGGCCATTGCAAAGGGTAAAGATTATGTCACAGAAGCAATTAAACAAAGCTTTTCTATTGGAAAAGGAAATGGTCCTACACATCACTTTCATCCGTTTTACACAAGGTAA
- a CDS encoding ASCH domain-containing protein: MKGLLIKSPWIDHILQGNKTWEIRGSNTNIRGKIALIKSGTGKVFGTADLIGCKKLSFEEYKKSEAFHLVPMVKDQTKPYKNIHAWVLDNPCIFKEPIRYHHPQGAVIWVNLPEELMIRDGIDE, from the coding sequence TTGAAAGGATTACTAATAAAGTCCCCTTGGATTGATCACATATTACAGGGGAATAAAACATGGGAAATTAGAGGGTCAAACACGAATATAAGAGGAAAAATAGCGCTGATTAAAAGTGGGACGGGTAAGGTTTTTGGGACAGCTGACTTAATTGGTTGTAAGAAGTTAAGCTTTGAGGAATACAAGAAAAGCGAAGCATTTCATCTAGTCCCCATGGTGAAGGATCAAACAAAACCATATAAAAACATACATGCTTGGGTTCTTGATAACCCTTGTATCTTTAAAGAACCGATTCGATATCATCACCCTCAAGGTGCTGTTATATGGGTGAATCTCCCTGAAGAATTGATGATACGTGATGGCATAGACGAGTAA
- a CDS encoding M4 family metallopeptidase yields MKKRKKLVTTVIASSLALGTFTTPASLSVFAKTPNLGEMKEEKVHWSQKVQAPEFISGNLTEPSDQEPETILFNYIDQKEKLFAIKGSAKNSFVIKEKKQDELEFTFIRLQQMYKGTPVFGATLTAHIDKDGVLTALSGTILPELDKKQALRMQQKVTKNQAVDIAEKALKETLSTAPAFESKPKAELVVFNDGEVTKYAYVVSFLYHSPELGNVDYFVDAISGEIMTKTNNIHAINDTVGTGTGVLGDEKSLNTSFNGSTYLLIDNTRGDGIFTYDANNSFSAPGTLWEDNDNQFTAKYDRAAVDAHYYAGVTYDFFKDSFDRNSFDDKGAAIKSTVHYGNDLNNAYWNGTQMLYGDGDGTIFAELSGALDVVGHELTHAVTEHTADLVSGGESGTINESMSDIFGTLIEFYEGNDPDWVLGEDVFTPNIPNDSLRSLLDPTQNGSPDHYSNRSTDASSPYVNIGILNKAAYLLSEGGTHYGITVAGIGTEKLGKIYYRTLTQYLTSTATFSQLRSSLIQSATDLYGEGSAEVAAATAAFDAVGIE; encoded by the coding sequence ATGAAAAAGAGAAAAAAATTAGTTACAACCGTCATTGCCAGTTCACTTGCATTAGGCACGTTTACCACTCCTGCTTCACTTTCTGTATTTGCTAAGACTCCTAATCTAGGAGAAATGAAAGAGGAGAAGGTACACTGGAGTCAGAAAGTTCAGGCACCTGAATTTATTTCAGGAAATTTAACAGAACCTTCCGACCAAGAACCAGAAACAATTTTATTTAACTACATCGATCAAAAGGAGAAGCTATTTGCAATTAAAGGTTCAGCAAAAAACTCGTTTGTCATTAAAGAGAAAAAACAGGATGAACTAGAATTTACCTTTATTCGTTTACAACAAATGTATAAAGGAACGCCAGTATTTGGCGCCACTCTGACAGCACATATTGACAAAGATGGTGTCCTCACAGCCCTTTCTGGTACGATTCTACCTGAACTAGATAAAAAGCAGGCGTTAAGGATGCAACAAAAAGTCACGAAAAATCAAGCTGTGGACATTGCTGAGAAAGCTTTGAAAGAAACGCTATCTACTGCGCCAGCTTTTGAAAGCAAGCCAAAGGCAGAGCTTGTTGTTTTCAATGATGGAGAAGTTACAAAATATGCCTATGTAGTCAGCTTTCTTTACCATTCTCCTGAACTAGGAAATGTGGATTATTTTGTTGATGCGATTTCTGGAGAAATCATGACGAAAACGAATAATATTCATGCAATAAATGATACAGTCGGTACTGGAACAGGTGTGTTAGGGGATGAAAAGTCACTAAATACATCCTTTAACGGCTCCACTTATTTATTAATCGACAACACCCGTGGTGACGGAATTTTCACTTATGACGCAAACAATTCCTTCAGCGCACCAGGCACACTTTGGGAAGATAATGATAATCAATTCACTGCTAAGTATGATAGAGCTGCCGTTGATGCCCATTATTACGCAGGCGTTACATACGATTTCTTTAAAGACTCCTTTGATAGAAATAGCTTTGATGACAAAGGTGCTGCCATTAAATCGACTGTTCATTATGGTAATGACCTCAATAATGCATACTGGAATGGCACTCAAATGCTTTATGGAGATGGAGATGGGACAATTTTCGCTGAACTATCAGGTGCACTTGATGTGGTTGGACATGAATTAACCCACGCTGTGACTGAGCATACTGCTGATCTCGTTTCTGGAGGGGAATCAGGAACTATTAATGAGTCCATGTCAGATATATTTGGAACGTTAATTGAATTCTACGAAGGAAATGACCCCGACTGGGTACTTGGAGAGGATGTTTTCACTCCTAATATACCGAATGATTCACTACGTTCCTTGTTAGACCCAACCCAAAATGGCAGCCCTGATCATTATTCAAATCGAAGTACTGATGCAAGCTCTCCTTATGTAAATATTGGGATACTGAATAAAGCGGCCTATTTATTGAGTGAAGGTGGGACTCATTACGGAATCACAGTTGCTGGAATTGGAACAGAAAAGCTAGGAAAAATATACTACCGAACATTAACACAATATTTAACAAGCACTGCTACTTTTAGTCAACTTCGTTCTTCACTTATTCAATCAGCTACTGATTTATATGGTGAAGGCAGTGCGGAAGTTGCTGCTGCAACAGCAGCCTTTGATGCGGTTGGAATAGAATAA